A genomic window from Micromonospora violae includes:
- a CDS encoding JAB N-terminal domain-containing protein encodes MTHAAVELYRTDTLTKFGSVGLTDLLTPVFEALLGRPLDGAEFHLTLLPIQDRTTLRGNPTLVNLRGSHGYLQVRIRHGATVVYQHPHSVREIVGYPLQQLLGKSFPEEHEMGFGIIADGLAGLSLSRPTPANEGSIEIQARRRQPVFHLEEIAEPPPSATAASLGAPEDDASGRVGVILTREVRDQLLYDMELSREVEEGGFLVGRPYRDSEHPDRHIVLITAVLTAERTGASLLHFTFTGDSFVRVSETVAARRQSEKLVGWFHTHLFPATVEMGLSTIDLELHASTFRRHWQIAGLINLHGDKRVLRFYADQQGVIGSAPYQVQAA; translated from the coding sequence ATGACCCACGCCGCGGTGGAGCTCTACCGGACCGACACGCTCACCAAGTTCGGCAGTGTCGGGCTGACCGACCTGCTGACACCGGTCTTTGAAGCCCTGCTGGGCCGGCCGCTGGACGGGGCGGAATTCCACCTGACGCTGCTGCCGATCCAGGACCGAACCACCTTGCGTGGCAATCCGACGCTCGTCAACCTGCGCGGCAGCCACGGGTACCTACAGGTCCGGATCCGGCACGGTGCCACGGTGGTCTACCAGCACCCGCACTCGGTACGCGAAATCGTCGGCTACCCGCTGCAGCAGCTGCTCGGCAAGAGCTTTCCTGAGGAGCACGAAATGGGCTTCGGAATCATCGCGGACGGCCTGGCCGGGCTGTCACTGAGCCGCCCCACACCGGCCAACGAGGGAAGTATCGAAATCCAGGCGCGGCGGCGGCAACCGGTGTTCCACCTCGAGGAGATCGCCGAACCTCCGCCTTCGGCGACGGCGGCAAGTCTGGGCGCGCCCGAGGATGACGCCTCCGGGCGGGTGGGAGTCATTCTCACCCGAGAGGTACGCGACCAGTTGCTTTACGACATGGAATTGTCCCGCGAGGTGGAAGAGGGGGGGTTTCTCGTCGGCCGCCCGTACCGCGACTCCGAGCATCCCGACCGTCACATCGTGCTGATCACCGCCGTGCTCACGGCCGAACGGACCGGCGCCTCGCTGTTGCACTTCACGTTCACCGGCGACAGCTTCGTCCGGGTCAGCGAAACCGTGGCGGCCCGACGTCAGTCTGAGAAGCTGGTCGGCTGGTTCCATACCCACCTGTTTCCGGCGACGGTCGAGATGGGGTTGTCCACGATCGACCTGGAACTGCACGCCTCCACCTTCCGGCGCCACTGGCAGATCGCCGGCCTGATCAACCTGCACGGAGACAAGCGCGTGCTGCGGTTCTACGCCGACCAGCAGGGCGTCATCGGCTCGGCGCCGTACCAGGTGCAGGCCGCGTGA
- a CDS encoding effector-associated domain EAD1-containing protein: MEIPLNEGEREDLLREIAEAFSDEAGAGSVLNLIGFPRAQRPNFAAHTPNQYWALIGQQLRLGVVHNPNRRLIEAALRVYAYNPVFRGLAVRYGLIATGGQPASPPAADPAASEATSAPAETAPESSSATEPATCHVIVRASSEDDRAEATKALQQLGLDPEDVWATAHAVSFRVNTAEVSALRRLLDRTDIGWTVVPPTARDYLIGELFVDGPDGRRFRLVDAPAQQTVGNVAQEVVNQYGISFADRARPTVVDHVEVDGKGRRLDPEQTLHDAGVSERSYLRVGFQATAGAVNPLIRQDALSRARNEILEAAESRPDMVVGAAPITLPTEYQIEFQQPSFGPPDVAGGEPRPQSDHVVLIRLRPDFPEIAPVAYWLTPIFHPNIYPNYDSDAARERPYQRGLVCLGELAEAYTPGLHFGKLLETLIDMVAFRNYAVFQPSGDVGPDGRPELLGDFYDAAAARWVLANQNLIVAMGGRPVRPDRPAKTAYRNVIEAL; the protein is encoded by the coding sequence GTGGAGATCCCACTGAACGAGGGCGAGCGTGAGGATCTTCTGCGGGAGATCGCGGAGGCGTTCAGCGACGAGGCGGGTGCCGGAAGCGTCCTCAACCTGATCGGCTTCCCCCGAGCCCAGCGCCCCAACTTCGCCGCGCACACGCCCAACCAGTACTGGGCCCTGATCGGGCAGCAACTGCGGCTTGGCGTGGTGCACAACCCGAACCGGCGGCTGATCGAGGCGGCGCTGCGGGTGTACGCGTACAACCCGGTGTTCCGCGGCCTCGCCGTGCGCTACGGCCTCATCGCCACCGGCGGCCAGCCCGCGTCGCCGCCGGCGGCTGATCCCGCGGCTTCCGAGGCCACCTCCGCGCCCGCCGAGACCGCGCCCGAATCATCGAGCGCGACTGAGCCGGCCACCTGCCACGTGATCGTGCGGGCCAGTTCCGAGGATGACCGGGCCGAGGCGACCAAGGCGCTGCAGCAACTGGGCCTGGATCCAGAGGATGTCTGGGCAACCGCGCACGCGGTGTCGTTCCGGGTCAACACGGCCGAAGTGAGCGCCCTGCGGCGCCTTCTCGATCGTACGGACATCGGCTGGACCGTGGTGCCGCCGACGGCCCGCGATTATCTGATCGGTGAGCTGTTCGTGGACGGGCCAGACGGCCGCCGGTTCCGGCTGGTCGACGCCCCCGCTCAACAGACAGTCGGCAACGTCGCGCAGGAGGTTGTCAACCAGTACGGCATCAGCTTCGCCGACCGGGCTCGGCCGACCGTCGTCGATCACGTCGAGGTGGATGGCAAGGGCCGGCGGCTGGATCCGGAGCAGACCCTGCACGACGCCGGTGTCAGCGAGCGCAGTTACCTGCGGGTGGGTTTCCAGGCCACGGCGGGTGCGGTCAACCCGCTGATCCGGCAGGACGCGCTCAGCCGGGCCCGCAACGAGATCTTGGAGGCCGCCGAGAGTCGGCCCGACATGGTCGTCGGCGCGGCGCCGATCACCCTGCCGACCGAGTACCAGATCGAGTTTCAGCAACCGAGCTTCGGGCCACCTGATGTCGCGGGCGGCGAGCCACGCCCGCAGTCGGACCACGTCGTCCTGATTCGGTTGCGTCCCGACTTTCCCGAGATCGCCCCGGTCGCCTACTGGCTGACGCCGATCTTCCACCCGAACATCTACCCGAACTATGACAGCGACGCCGCCCGAGAACGCCCCTACCAGCGCGGACTGGTCTGCCTCGGTGAGCTTGCCGAGGCGTACACACCGGGTCTGCACTTCGGAAAGCTTCTCGAAACTCTGATCGACATGGTCGCCTTTCGCAACTACGCCGTGTTCCAGCCCAGCGGAGACGTTGGCCCGGACGGACGGCCCGAGCTGCTCGGCGACTTTTACGACGCTGCGGCCGCCCGGTGGGTGCTGGCCAACCAGAACCTCATCGTGGCGATGGGCGGCCGCCCGGTGCGACCCGACAGGCCGGCCAAGACGGCCTACCGCAACGTCATCGAGGCTCTCTGA
- a CDS encoding HesA/MoeB/ThiF family protein yields the protein MTGDDRYARQRLIPGWDQDRLAAATVVIAGVGALGNEVAKNLALAGVGHLLLCDPDTVAPSNLSRCVLFSAASGDPVGRGKVQVATEVLHRLAPQTRVTGRTRDLTTGIGLGELADADVVVGCLDSVRARLDLLSRCALVEALLVDGGTGSWGGEVRIRRTTVEGCYACTLTTRERGRSDVPWSCADATGDHAAAAMVATTALIAAQLSLAVLGEVVGRPADSGIIVFDGGTGQTRRVEVTRDPGCLHHRPLGTREPVVAGSRSTVAELAAELPPGAEPQAWTEFIVPGAPGERPRTTSRILDAAGDTRLCDLGIAPAEVLPVRTTEGDYRWMRLSS from the coding sequence GTGACCGGCGACGACCGGTACGCCCGGCAGCGTCTGATCCCCGGCTGGGACCAGGACCGGCTCGCCGCGGCCACCGTGGTCATCGCCGGAGTCGGCGCACTCGGTAACGAGGTCGCCAAGAACCTCGCGTTGGCCGGCGTGGGCCATCTGCTGCTCTGCGACCCGGACACCGTCGCACCGTCCAACCTCAGCCGCTGCGTGCTGTTCAGCGCCGCGTCTGGTGATCCGGTCGGCCGGGGCAAGGTCCAGGTCGCGACCGAGGTGCTGCACCGGCTCGCTCCGCAAACCCGGGTGACCGGTCGTACCCGCGACCTGACCACCGGTATCGGCCTGGGCGAGCTGGCGGACGCCGACGTGGTGGTGGGCTGCCTGGACAGTGTCCGGGCCCGCCTGGACCTCCTCAGTCGTTGCGCGCTGGTCGAGGCGCTGCTGGTTGACGGTGGCACCGGGTCCTGGGGCGGTGAGGTGCGAATCCGCCGGACGACCGTAGAGGGCTGCTACGCGTGCACACTGACAACCCGCGAGCGTGGCCGCAGCGATGTGCCGTGGAGCTGCGCCGACGCCACCGGCGACCATGCGGCGGCAGCAATGGTGGCCACCACCGCCCTGATCGCTGCCCAACTCAGCCTCGCCGTGCTGGGCGAGGTCGTCGGCCGGCCGGCGGATTCAGGAATCATTGTCTTCGACGGCGGCACGGGGCAGACCCGGCGGGTGGAGGTCACCCGAGACCCGGGATGCCTGCATCACCGGCCGCTCGGCACGCGGGAGCCGGTCGTGGCGGGCAGTCGGTCCACGGTGGCCGAACTCGCCGCTGAGCTGCCGCCAGGCGCGGAACCACAGGCCTGGACGGAGTTCATCGTGCCCGGCGCGCCCGGTGAACGGCCCCGGACGACCAGCCGGATCCTCGACGCCGCTGGCGACACTCGGCTATGTGACCTGGGCATCGCACCAGCAGAGGTTCTGCCCGTCCGTACGACAGAAGGGGATTACCGGTGGATGAGGCTGAGTTCCTGA
- a CDS encoding effector-associated domain EAD1-containing protein: MNEAFSELELAALAEAYPLGPPATVLLERAGFPRAHVPSMIGVSAAVFWRLVNAEIAAGVLENGSERILKIAEAQYPASPIFGSTGIRRVMLVGAAPDGLPAMRPDRDLAEAVRAVERAGISVTYRLAADVTDLDVLGVERPHLLHLACHGDGEFLIFEGPSGPRPVAIDDLLGLLDGYARTSRHRLRGIYLASCDGAAQAQRFLSVADRVVAFAGELADGCAPAFTAHLYRALITAKDLHEAAGLALDRMTSVQPSCRWLANRLIALPRRTSLNRTDG; the protein is encoded by the coding sequence ATGAACGAGGCATTCAGCGAACTGGAGCTGGCCGCGCTCGCCGAGGCCTACCCGCTGGGGCCGCCCGCCACCGTCCTGCTGGAGCGGGCCGGCTTCCCCCGAGCCCATGTCCCCAGCATGATCGGCGTGTCCGCCGCAGTCTTCTGGCGGCTCGTCAACGCCGAAATCGCCGCCGGTGTGCTGGAGAACGGGAGCGAGCGCATCCTGAAGATCGCCGAGGCGCAGTATCCGGCGAGCCCGATCTTCGGATCGACCGGAATCCGCCGCGTCATGCTGGTCGGCGCCGCACCCGACGGCCTGCCCGCGATGCGGCCGGACCGGGATCTCGCCGAGGCGGTGCGGGCCGTCGAGCGCGCTGGGATCTCAGTGACCTACCGTCTCGCCGCCGACGTCACCGACCTCGACGTCCTCGGGGTCGAGCGGCCCCACCTGCTGCACCTCGCCTGCCACGGCGACGGCGAGTTCCTGATCTTCGAAGGGCCGTCCGGTCCTCGGCCCGTTGCCATCGACGACCTCCTCGGTCTGCTTGACGGGTATGCGCGGACCAGCCGGCATCGGCTGCGCGGCATCTACTTGGCCTCGTGTGACGGCGCGGCCCAGGCACAACGGTTCCTGTCCGTCGCCGATCGGGTGGTCGCGTTCGCCGGGGAGCTTGCCGACGGGTGCGCGCCGGCGTTCACCGCCCACCTGTATCGCGCGCTGATCACCGCCAAAGACCTGCACGAGGCGGCCGGCCTCGCACTCGACCGGATGACCTCGGTCCAGCCGTCGTGCCGATGGCTGGCGAACCGCTTGATTGCGCTGCCGAGGAGGACGAGTCTCAACAGGACGGACGGTTGA
- a CDS encoding CATRA conflict system CASPASE/TPR repeat-associated protein encodes MTERQAVLQLFAPLDGPDAAEAYRQVGTVWQRCATTLDITEPALGLPAGLPPEVPRLVTGPLAAASGPGPGVIQAFVGCEAGVLCLSVANAPQFPASPWADLAVVWDDLLTGVDAGLLGTVRLYVGFYPLGVTESSIGAAAREALPEACHRWPAPTRVAKHRLVWESGAGEDGRADRTLVVAAPIGTDETLSAWLFSPGAGARAPLTRYLVDAAKVHALARVWRDERRTIDLLARADNGIDRLLDVLGPAATEEELRAARGKVVITQAESAGTVDTLAWVRRAGQAATAAAANLTAARGAHLDGAAPAGPFADDLALAESLRAHLDDDLIHLTITRDRAQQLTDLAGSVLASRLEERQEASRRRMERFGLLQAALIGAVLMGLTAIQSLQYAVPMPNSAKPALVASLGAFALYLAAISIRLVLPAGAWLADAALALVSGSVLWLAAAWISRQAFGTVLPGRFTALAFGVGVAVAAITAITRHHRRAA; translated from the coding sequence ATGACTGAACGGCAAGCAGTGCTTCAGCTGTTCGCGCCGCTTGACGGCCCGGACGCGGCCGAGGCCTACCGACAGGTGGGCACGGTGTGGCAGCGGTGCGCCACCACGTTGGACATCACCGAGCCTGCTCTCGGCCTGCCCGCCGGTCTGCCGCCGGAGGTCCCCCGGCTCGTGACTGGCCCCCTTGCCGCCGCGTCTGGCCCTGGACCGGGGGTCATCCAGGCGTTTGTCGGGTGCGAAGCCGGGGTTCTATGCCTGTCGGTGGCGAACGCGCCGCAGTTTCCGGCCAGCCCGTGGGCGGATCTGGCCGTCGTGTGGGACGACCTCCTGACCGGCGTCGACGCGGGACTGTTGGGCACTGTGCGACTTTATGTGGGTTTTTATCCGTTGGGAGTGACCGAGTCGTCGATCGGGGCCGCAGCGCGGGAGGCCCTGCCGGAGGCATGCCATCGGTGGCCGGCGCCGACACGGGTCGCCAAACATCGGCTGGTGTGGGAGAGCGGCGCGGGCGAGGACGGGCGGGCCGACCGGACCCTGGTGGTGGCGGCACCGATCGGCACCGACGAGACGCTGAGCGCGTGGCTGTTCAGTCCCGGGGCTGGCGCCCGCGCACCGCTCACCCGATACCTCGTCGACGCGGCGAAGGTACACGCATTGGCGCGTGTGTGGCGCGACGAGCGCCGCACGATCGATCTGCTGGCCCGCGCGGACAACGGGATCGACCGGCTGCTCGACGTGCTGGGCCCGGCCGCGACGGAAGAGGAACTGCGGGCCGCACGGGGGAAGGTGGTGATCACCCAGGCGGAATCGGCCGGGACTGTCGACACACTCGCCTGGGTCCGCCGCGCCGGGCAGGCCGCGACGGCGGCCGCCGCGAACCTGACGGCGGCCCGCGGTGCTCATCTGGACGGTGCTGCGCCGGCTGGGCCGTTCGCCGACGACCTGGCCTTGGCCGAGAGCCTGCGGGCACACCTCGACGACGACCTGATCCACCTCACCATCACCCGGGACCGGGCGCAGCAGCTCACCGACCTGGCCGGCAGCGTGTTGGCAAGCCGGCTGGAGGAGCGGCAGGAGGCGAGCCGGCGGCGCATGGAACGTTTCGGGCTGCTCCAGGCGGCCCTGATCGGTGCCGTCCTGATGGGATTGACCGCGATTCAGTCGCTCCAGTACGCCGTACCGATGCCGAACTCGGCGAAGCCGGCTCTGGTCGCGTCGCTCGGCGCGTTCGCCCTCTACCTGGCGGCGATCTCGATCCGGCTGGTGCTGCCGGCGGGCGCCTGGCTGGCGGACGCGGCGCTCGCGCTCGTGTCCGGGTCGGTGCTGTGGCTGGCCGCCGCCTGGATTTCCCGCCAGGCGTTCGGCACGGTGCTGCCGGGCCGGTTCACGGCGCTTGCCTTCGGGGTCGGCGTGGCGGTTGCCGCGATAACCGCGATCACCCGACACCACCGGAGGGCCGCATGA
- a CDS encoding CATRA system-associated protein: protein MTTAREIIFRAVAEETDLLLSRVETWQLPPDRWPAVDAALAEVAGAMAAGDAAALRSAAALLESTGPGRITRLGAEPPQGPPPPIRDRIVRIAHRRSEPPPPSPESESDGND from the coding sequence ATGACGACAGCGCGCGAGATCATCTTCCGGGCGGTTGCCGAGGAGACCGACCTGCTGCTCTCCAGGGTTGAGACCTGGCAGCTGCCGCCGGACCGATGGCCGGCCGTCGACGCCGCGCTCGCCGAGGTGGCCGGCGCGATGGCGGCCGGCGACGCGGCCGCTCTGCGGAGCGCGGCCGCGTTGCTCGAGTCCACCGGGCCCGGACGCATCACCCGGCTCGGCGCGGAGCCGCCACAAGGTCCACCACCGCCGATACGTGATCGGATCGTTCGGATCGCGCACCGTCGTAGCGAACCGCCTCCTCCCTCGCCCGAATCGGAATCCGATGGAAATGACTGA
- a CDS encoding Clp protease N-terminal domain-containing protein — MFERFTDRARRVVVLAQEEARGLNHNYIGTEHLLLGLLHDTEGVAGMALARCGVSLESARRWIEEMIGIGVVSPGGHIPFTPRNRRVLELALREALHLRHSYIGTEHLLLGLIRDGEDVGVQVIARHGVDLRRLRLEVIELLDERESGTGEQRSTPAQQPPAAERTPGAPPRSVTTGGVFERFTDRARRVIVLAQEEARMRNHDYIGTEHLLLGVIGEREGLGATAIVRQNVALESLRMHIEEIIGRGQSQVSGHIPFTPRSKKVLELSLRESLELGDTYIGTQHILAGLISEGEGVAALLLTRFGVTRDATRSAASQLLDEAETGARETIPSPRSFRSGHFERYTAGARRVIVLAQEEARLLHHTHIGVEHLLLGLLHEGQGVGARSLISLGVTLENFRLQIDEVTDRGPTEPTGHIPFHSGTKDALFAAEDEVQQLGVEHIDTEHLLLGVTHVGDDIALPALLRLGVDYQRIRRQVMQTLAQNQGIAPAEPAETAATCGDAVEKWARRQAGSVARGPDQFADIFAVVSGLVLLGQSGVYLPLGFVADVVRLTHCASRPDERLAAVHALPDIRRLRELNWPPAARVGFAALLGADAPPDPGDVPPPVSAAELRSSLIRAISLPESDLEPVLPDTGVILNAGRRVTDGTVTGLLVVGPGSVAVDPALPLRMRQDSVALPALTGPQRSLLEWSGARPAVEARSRSGSTARGPGMTGVSRRGQLTNLLPSQLALPPELLVHRFAERSLLYRLHETQTEPPLGSVRIVLDTSPPTFGSVGVVLRIVVHAVVSTLWSARQVPTLVFLDQPAVEITVHKPSDLGNAWAHYSLDPADVSAALASCQRADRPSVLLTQHHLVADHAITGTPWLRLITAQLPGDAPANPAVRPFHTHLSDQPSETELAAAVCTALALETR, encoded by the coding sequence ATGTTCGAGCGGTTCACCGACCGAGCGCGGCGGGTCGTCGTCCTGGCCCAGGAAGAGGCCAGAGGGCTCAACCACAACTACATCGGGACGGAACACCTCCTGCTCGGTCTGCTCCACGATACCGAAGGCGTCGCCGGGATGGCTCTGGCGCGCTGCGGGGTGTCCCTGGAGTCAGCCCGTAGGTGGATCGAGGAGATGATCGGAATCGGTGTGGTATCACCAGGCGGGCACATCCCGTTCACGCCGCGTAACAGAAGGGTGCTTGAACTCGCCCTGCGTGAGGCACTCCATCTGAGACATTCCTATATCGGCACCGAACACCTCCTACTGGGTCTGATCCGCGATGGGGAGGACGTCGGCGTCCAAGTCATAGCCCGGCATGGCGTCGATCTGCGCCGGCTCCGCCTCGAGGTGATCGAGCTTCTCGACGAGCGTGAGTCTGGCACCGGCGAGCAGCGTTCCACGCCTGCTCAGCAGCCTCCGGCCGCCGAGCGGACGCCGGGCGCCCCGCCGCGGTCCGTGACGACTGGTGGCGTGTTCGAGCGGTTCACCGACCGAGCGCGGCGGGTCATCGTCCTGGCCCAGGAAGAGGCCAGGATGCGCAACCACGACTACATCGGCACCGAGCATCTCCTCCTTGGCGTGATCGGTGAGCGCGAAGGCCTCGGGGCCACCGCGATTGTTCGCCAGAACGTCGCCCTGGAGTCCCTACGGATGCACATCGAGGAGATCATCGGCCGGGGGCAGAGTCAGGTGAGCGGTCATATCCCGTTCACACCCCGCTCGAAGAAGGTGCTCGAGCTCTCCCTGCGTGAGTCACTTGAGCTGGGCGACACCTATATCGGGACCCAGCACATCCTGGCCGGGCTGATCAGCGAGGGAGAGGGCGTGGCCGCGCTGCTGCTGACCCGCTTCGGCGTTACTCGGGACGCCACACGTTCGGCGGCATCACAGCTGCTCGACGAGGCTGAGACCGGGGCTCGGGAGACAATCCCGAGTCCGCGGAGCTTCAGGAGCGGTCATTTCGAGCGGTATACCGCCGGCGCACGCCGGGTTATCGTCCTGGCCCAGGAAGAGGCTCGGCTTCTCCACCACACCCACATCGGCGTGGAACACCTGCTGCTCGGCCTGCTCCACGAGGGCCAAGGCGTCGGTGCCCGCAGCCTGATCAGCCTGGGCGTCACGCTGGAAAACTTCCGGCTTCAGATTGACGAGGTCACCGACCGCGGCCCCACCGAGCCGACCGGGCACATCCCGTTTCACTCCGGCACGAAAGACGCGCTGTTCGCTGCCGAGGACGAGGTACAGCAACTCGGCGTCGAGCACATCGACACCGAGCATCTCCTCCTCGGAGTGACCCACGTCGGCGACGACATAGCACTTCCCGCGCTGCTCCGACTCGGTGTCGACTACCAGCGCATCCGCCGACAGGTCATGCAAACCCTCGCTCAGAACCAGGGGATAGCGCCGGCTGAGCCCGCGGAGACGGCCGCGACGTGCGGCGACGCCGTCGAGAAGTGGGCGCGACGGCAGGCCGGCTCGGTGGCGCGCGGCCCTGACCAGTTCGCCGACATCTTCGCGGTCGTGTCGGGGCTGGTATTGCTCGGGCAGTCCGGCGTGTACCTTCCGCTCGGCTTCGTTGCCGACGTGGTGCGGCTCACCCACTGCGCATCCCGGCCCGACGAGCGCCTCGCTGCCGTACACGCGCTCCCGGACATCCGGCGGCTCCGCGAATTGAACTGGCCGCCGGCGGCACGGGTCGGCTTCGCCGCGCTGCTCGGGGCCGACGCTCCGCCCGATCCCGGCGATGTCCCTCCGCCGGTCTCGGCGGCCGAACTGCGGTCGTCGCTCATCCGCGCCATCAGCCTGCCCGAATCGGACCTGGAACCCGTGCTACCGGACACCGGCGTCATCCTGAACGCCGGCCGTCGCGTCACCGATGGCACGGTCACCGGCCTGCTGGTGGTCGGGCCGGGCTCGGTCGCGGTGGATCCCGCCTTGCCGCTGCGGATGCGGCAGGACTCGGTCGCGCTGCCCGCTCTCACCGGACCGCAACGGAGCCTCCTCGAATGGTCCGGTGCCCGTCCGGCGGTCGAGGCCCGCTCCCGGAGCGGGTCCACCGCCCGGGGGCCCGGGATGACCGGGGTCAGCCGGCGCGGGCAGCTCACCAACCTGCTTCCTTCGCAGCTGGCGCTGCCGCCGGAGCTGCTGGTGCACCGGTTCGCCGAACGCAGCCTGCTCTATCGGCTGCACGAAACGCAGACCGAACCGCCGCTCGGCTCGGTGCGGATCGTGCTGGACACCAGCCCGCCGACGTTTGGGTCCGTCGGCGTGGTGCTCCGTATCGTGGTGCACGCGGTCGTCTCGACGCTCTGGTCGGCGCGCCAGGTGCCGACGCTGGTCTTTCTCGACCAGCCGGCCGTCGAGATTACCGTGCACAAGCCGTCGGACCTGGGCAACGCCTGGGCCCATTACAGCCTGGACCCGGCCGACGTGTCCGCGGCGCTTGCGTCCTGCCAGCGTGCGGACCGCCCGTCGGTACTACTCACTCAGCACCACCTGGTGGCTGACCACGCGATCACCGGCACGCCCTGGTTGCGGCTGATCACCGCGCAGCTGCCCGGAGACGCGCCGGCGAATCCGGCCGTCCGGCCGTTCCACACCCACCTCAGCGATCAGCCCAGCGAGACCGAGCTCGCCGCCGCCGTCTGTACAGCCCTCGCCCTGGAAACCCGATGA
- a CDS encoding response regulator transcription factor encodes MTTIVLADDEALLRTALAALLPMEGDVTVLAEASDGATAVEATLRHEPDVLVIDLEMPGVDGLGAVAEIRRTRPEQVVLMLTRHARPGVLRKALKLGVQGFVSKSAEPAHISSVIATLHAGKRWIDPDVSALAVTEDNPLTDREADVLRVTGEGYSVADIAARLHLAPGTVRNYLSNAMRKTQTRTRHEAARYAREHDWL; translated from the coding sequence ATGACCACCATCGTGCTTGCTGACGACGAAGCGCTGCTGCGTACCGCTTTAGCCGCGCTGCTGCCGATGGAGGGCGATGTCACCGTTCTCGCCGAGGCGTCCGACGGTGCGACAGCGGTCGAGGCCACCCTGCGGCACGAGCCCGACGTGCTGGTCATCGACCTGGAGATGCCAGGCGTGGACGGTCTCGGCGCGGTCGCCGAGATCCGCCGCACGCGCCCGGAGCAGGTGGTCCTCATGCTGACCCGGCACGCCCGTCCCGGTGTGCTGCGCAAGGCGCTGAAGCTCGGCGTTCAGGGCTTCGTCAGCAAATCCGCCGAGCCGGCGCACATCTCGTCCGTCATCGCCACCCTGCACGCGGGCAAACGCTGGATCGACCCGGACGTGTCCGCGCTCGCCGTCACCGAGGACAACCCCCTCACCGACCGTGAGGCCGACGTCCTGCGGGTCACCGGCGAGGGCTACTCGGTCGCCGACATCGCCGCGCGCCTGCACCTCGCGCCGGGCACCGTCCGCAACTACCTCTCCAACGCGATGCGCAAGACCCAGACTCGGACCCGCCATGAAGCGGCCCGCTACGCCCGCGAACACGACTGGCTGTGA
- a CDS encoding sensor histidine kinase, with translation MTARSPRFTESTQGRLRRLNLATSLPPVVFAAVILVYTDADTWWHLVVLAPGAVAGVVAFERWTANDLARVALPCLVVAGVVWPLGVLVTGSPNAYWGFCAVGSLAMREVRRHRKLALAGLFTYVAVVGAARLLVQRDDIGHVLVTYVLIPTVLTIVVTVFTIVGERFFDLIRELEQTRERAAELAVIRERVRFASDLHDIQGHTLHVVKLKIALAQRLLLRDTARAEKELRETYALVSDTIAQTKELAYAQRRLNLTAEIENAKNLFEAAGIRVRVTREAEVDARANELLGQVLRETTTNILRHAQATQVHITLSESSITIVNDGVTATTPPELRGLAALRQRVAGDGGELTVEQQQGRFRTAATFPAVRASAERSDGR, from the coding sequence GTGACCGCGAGATCGCCGCGCTTCACCGAGTCGACGCAGGGAAGGCTGCGCCGGCTCAACCTCGCCACGTCCTTACCGCCGGTCGTGTTCGCCGCGGTGATCCTGGTCTACACCGACGCGGATACCTGGTGGCACCTTGTCGTCCTGGCGCCGGGGGCCGTGGCGGGCGTGGTGGCCTTCGAACGGTGGACGGCCAACGACCTGGCTCGGGTGGCGCTGCCGTGCCTGGTCGTGGCGGGAGTGGTGTGGCCACTGGGGGTCCTGGTGACCGGCAGCCCCAACGCCTACTGGGGGTTCTGCGCGGTGGGCTCCCTCGCCATGCGCGAGGTGCGACGGCACCGGAAGCTGGCGCTGGCCGGGCTCTTCACCTACGTCGCCGTCGTCGGCGCGGCGCGGTTGCTGGTGCAGCGGGACGACATCGGCCACGTCCTGGTCACCTACGTTCTCATCCCGACCGTCCTCACCATCGTCGTGACGGTCTTCACCATCGTGGGCGAGCGGTTCTTCGACCTCATCCGGGAACTCGAACAGACCCGGGAGCGTGCGGCGGAACTGGCCGTGATCCGCGAGCGCGTCCGCTTCGCCAGCGACCTGCACGACATCCAGGGCCACACCCTGCACGTGGTGAAGCTGAAGATCGCCCTGGCGCAGCGACTGCTGCTCCGCGACACCGCTCGGGCGGAGAAGGAGCTGCGGGAGACGTACGCGCTGGTCAGCGACACCATCGCGCAGACCAAGGAGCTGGCCTACGCGCAACGGCGGCTCAACCTCACCGCGGAGATCGAGAACGCGAAGAACCTGTTCGAGGCCGCCGGCATCCGGGTCCGGGTGACCCGGGAGGCCGAGGTCGATGCACGCGCCAACGAACTGCTCGGTCAGGTGCTTCGCGAGACGACCACCAACATCCTGCGGCACGCGCAGGCCACCCAGGTGCACATCACGCTCTCCGAGTCGAGCATCACCATCGTCAACGACGGCGTCACCGCCACCACGCCGCCCGAGCTACGGGGACTGGCGGCACTCCGGCAACGGGTGGCGGGCGACGGAGGAGAGCTGACCGTGGAACAGCAGCAGGGACGCTTCCGGACGGCGGCGACGTTCCCCGCCGTGCGTGCCAGCGCGGAACGGAGTGACGGCCGATGA